A window of Aythya fuligula isolate bAytFul2 chromosome 12, bAytFul2.pri, whole genome shotgun sequence genomic DNA:
TGGCGGTGGGGACCAGGCTGACGCTGGCCCCGTCCCCTCCACGCAGGTCACCCCAGGACCATGCTGaacgtgctgctgctgtgctacgggctgctgcagggcatcCAGGCCATCCTCACCTCGGACCtcagccacagccacctgcagaAGATGAGCACCGGGCTGTACGGGGCAGACAGAGCCCGCTACCCCAGCCTGCTGCGGAAAGTCAAGGAGGTGGCGGTGGAGCCTGCAGGTGAGTCCTGCACTCCCCGACCCTTGCTGGCATGCCCGGGCCCCCAAAATGCAAGAGGGGAGCCCCCCCTGCAGTGCCAGTGTGCAGCCTCTCTCTGTTTTGCAGGAGCTCTTCCCAGGACGGAGTTTGATCAGATGGCCCTGGAGGTCCAAGAAGCTGATGGTGACCtcctgcagaaaagcagtgtgCTGGAACCGCAGGTACTGCTCCGTGACCTTGtgtttcccttaaaaaaataaaaaataaaaaag
This region includes:
- the AGRP gene encoding agouti-related protein, producing the protein MLNVLLLCYGLLQGIQAILTSDLSHSHLQKMSTGLYGADRARYPSLLRKVKEVAVEPAGALPRTEFDQMALEVQEADGDLLQKSSVLEPQALSTALQAPGREERSPRRCVRLLESCLGHQIPCCDPCATCYCRFFNAFCYCRKISTNFPCGKN